ATTTTTTGAGAATAATAATATTCAAACCAACAAGAAAATAAATGCCAGTAAATTAATTGAATTGATCAACTGCTCAAATACAAAGATTACCGATAATTATTTAAATGGCGTAAAAATTATAATAAATGAAAACTAATTAATTAGTCTACTATAATTTCATCCACAAAAATAAATGCTTTGCCTTTGCCGTTATTATATCCAATATGCCAGCGAGGACAATTTATTAAGCTGTGTGTTTTTACTTTAATGTACCGTGCTTTTATATTATTTACATTTAATGTAAACGGTTCAGTAAATATGCCGTCTTTATGTTCGTCAATTTTATTTTTTACTTCACCGATTTTAACATAATTAACATCATCACCTGAAACAAAATATTCAATCGATTTTGGAAGCCAAATCCATGATTTTATTTCCTGCAGAAAATTTGTTCTTACTAAATTGATGTCGGTCATTTCTTCCAGATCAACAACAGCTTCAAATTCAGTTGCTTCAAAACCAAGCCAATTGAAAAAATAATTTGCTTCGCCTATTGTTCCATCGGTTAATGTTTGCGGTCCTTTAACCAAATAATTCGGGTGAATTTGACTAATAACTTTTACATTCTTTTTATAAGCTTTATGTATTGTAAATCCTTCATTAAAATACTTTTGCATTGATGAATAATATTCGTCGGGTGACAATCCTCTTTCGTGCAATGATTTAATTCCCGCTTCTTTGGCTCCGTTAACAAAATTATAAAGTTTTTCCTTCATACCATCTTTTACGGAAACCTTGTTATCATCAATATTGAAAATTGAGTATTTTGCAGAAACATTTAATTTGGAAAGTTCTAAAATTGCGTATTCAAGGGGCAATCTAACTTCCTTAACTCTTTTAAGATACTTCACGTCATCTTTTACAACTTTTTCGGCTTCATCAAAAATCTCAGAATATTTATCAAGTAATTCCGGCTTAAGATAACTGTCTTTTCCAGTTGATGGATAGCCGTAAATTATAAGTTTATCTCCTGATTTAACCAATGAACTATCAATTAAATCAAAGTACTCTTTAACTTTCGGTGCGGCTTTACCAAAGTAGCCGTTAAAATATTCGTTCTTAACCGCATTAATATCTTCATCCGGATTCCACATTAATTTTGCCAAAACATATGCTTTCAATTCATGAAAGTCGCTCCACGAATCTCCGCTGCCTTGTTCAAATAAATACTTCACTCCATGATCTACAAACATTTTTAAATTGGGTTGAAGAACATGAAAATTTGGGAATGGATCCGTATAACTTGAAAACTGAACAACATAATCCCAAATTTTAATATTGTTGGTTAAATTACTCCATTCACTTATATCTCTGTTAAATAGATCATCTTTATTTTCAGAAATTGGTTTACTTCTGTCGCATTCAATCGTACAAAGCACAACCATTACATTCGGTTCGGGTTTTATT
The sequence above is drawn from the Ignavibacteriota bacterium genome and encodes:
- a CDS encoding DUF4838 domain-containing protein, giving the protein MTKKIIIVLCSIVIIAIFSACKSEITIVDNNSTNYKIVIPENANDVEKYSAEELQKYIKEISGTELKIVKDNTSESDDEILIGRNNRIKNLNIKGLDSLGLDGFTIKTIDKKIVIAGGNKKGTLYGVYTFLDNILGCKMYSPDAIEVPRKNKITIPEFSITEVPQVIYRELHLPSARSSQYFCDWHKLHHYSEREKYYGSFVHTFESLVPSDKYFKTHPEYFSEINGIRIPHQQLCLTNPDVLKIVIDELKRKMAEKPEAEVWDVSQNDNFGVCMCESCSRSDSIFQSPAGTIIDFVNKVAREFPNKTISTLAYQYTRKAPVGIKPEPNVMVVLCTIECDRSKPISENKDDLFNRDISEWSNLTNNIKIWDYVVQFSSYTDPFPNFHVLQPNLKMFVDHGVKYLFEQGSGDSWSDFHELKAYVLAKLMWNPDEDINAVKNEYFNGYFGKAAPKVKEYFDLIDSSLVKSGDKLIIYGYPSTGKDSYLKPELLDKYSEIFDEAEKVVKDDVKYLKRVKEVRLPLEYAILELSKLNVSAKYSIFNIDDNKVSVKDGMKEKLYNFVNGAKEAGIKSLHERGLSPDEYYSSMQKYFNEGFTIHKAYKKNVKVISQIHPNYLVKGPQTLTDGTIGEANYFFNWLGFEATEFEAVVDLEEMTDINLVRTNFLQEIKSWIWLPKSIEYFVSGDDVNYVKIGEVKNKIDEHKDGIFTEPFTLNVNNIKARYIKVKTHSLINCPRWHIGYNNGKGKAFIFVDEIIVD